In Methanococcoides sp. LMO-2, a single window of DNA contains:
- a CDS encoding ABC transporter ATP-binding protein translates to MGVKVNVSKQYRSDSKKGNIRKGQKGRAKEGGDRDRFSLDASFETGDELIVLFGRSGSGKTTTLRCIAGLETPDSGSIVVNDQTYFDSSSGINLQPQYRKPGYVFQNYALFPHMNVKKNITYGLKGWDKEKKEERMFEMLRLLHIEGLEDRYPSQLSGGQKQRVALARALAPNPQILLLDEPFSALDMVVRMRLRERIKAIQKGLGIPVLFITHSPEEAFSLADRVVVLHDGKVHQAGTPREVFYSPVDRNVAELVGVSNIFDDAKVIENLSSGTIVESKGLNFITHCQVCTSETISLGVRPENVHLKSYDDGLFLGEGNVFAGNVIDITDKGSSKLMAVELDGSEFILLCEVPTRLSGDIGLSRVVVEISPDDVLVFE, encoded by the coding sequence ATGGGTGTAAAGGTCAATGTCTCAAAGCAATACAGGTCTGACAGCAAAAAGGGCAATATAAGGAAAGGCCAAAAAGGCAGAGCTAAAGAGGGCGGTGACAGGGATCGATTCTCACTTGATGCTTCTTTTGAAACGGGGGATGAGCTTATTGTCCTCTTTGGCCGCTCCGGTTCCGGGAAGACCACGACACTTAGGTGTATCGCAGGGCTGGAAACCCCTGATAGTGGTAGTATCGTTGTCAATGACCAGACATATTTTGACAGCAGTTCAGGAATTAACCTGCAGCCACAGTATAGGAAGCCGGGTTATGTTTTCCAGAACTATGCCCTTTTCCCGCACATGAATGTGAAGAAGAACATCACCTACGGTCTTAAGGGATGGGATAAGGAAAAGAAAGAGGAGCGCATGTTCGAGATGCTTCGCCTTCTGCACATCGAGGGTCTGGAAGACAGGTATCCCTCACAGTTGTCAGGGGGGCAGAAGCAGAGGGTCGCCCTTGCCCGTGCACTTGCACCTAATCCTCAGATCCTGCTTCTGGACGAACCTTTCTCAGCTCTTGATATGGTTGTCAGGATGCGCCTGAGGGAACGGATAAAAGCGATCCAGAAGGGGCTAGGTATTCCTGTGCTGTTCATCACGCATAGCCCCGAGGAGGCTTTTTCCCTTGCAGACAGGGTCGTGGTCCTTCATGATGGCAAGGTTCACCAGGCCGGCACGCCCAGGGAAGTATTCTATTCACCGGTTGACAGGAACGTGGCCGAGCTCGTGGGAGTAAGCAACATCTTTGACGATGCAAAGGTGATCGAAAATCTGTCATCAGGGACTATTGTTGAAAGCAAGGGTCTCAACTTTATCACACATTGTCAAGTGTGTACTTCTGAAACGATATCTCTTGGAGTACGACCCGAGAACGTACATCTGAAAAGCTATGATGATGGCCTGTTCCTCGGTGAAGGAAACGTTTTTGCAGGCAACGTAATTGATATTACTGATAAAGGTAGCAGCAAATTGATGGCTGTGGAACTTGATGGAAGTGAGTTTATTTTGCTTTGTGAGGTACCTACACGCTTATCGGGTGATATCGGGCTTTCACGGGTGGTCGTGGAGATCTCGCCGGATGATGTGCTTGTCTTTGAGTGA
- the modB gene encoding molybdate ABC transporter permease subunit, producing MLEDAWIPLLITLKVAILSTAFVAVLGIFISYALARREFRGKWLADIFVTLPLVLPPTVTGYLLVVLLGKNGPIGNIIFELTGWSLLFTWHAAVIAAFVVSLPLMVKTTASAISAVDRELEYAAYTLGHSELETIFFVTLPLAKKGILAGIVLSFARAVGEFGATLMVAGNIPGKTNTMSLSIYTAFQSGNDTLANILVITLVVVSLVSMALTARFVDRWSV from the coding sequence ATGCTTGAAGATGCCTGGATACCTCTGTTGATCACTCTCAAAGTGGCAATTCTGTCCACTGCCTTTGTAGCTGTGCTTGGCATCTTTATATCCTACGCACTTGCAAGAAGGGAGTTTCGGGGGAAATGGCTGGCAGACATCTTTGTAACCCTGCCGCTTGTGCTACCTCCAACTGTCACAGGTTACCTGCTTGTTGTCCTGCTGGGAAAGAACGGACCGATCGGGAACATCATCTTTGAACTTACCGGGTGGTCGCTGCTTTTCACATGGCATGCTGCTGTGATAGCGGCCTTTGTGGTGTCACTTCCTTTGATGGTAAAAACGACGGCTTCCGCCATCAGTGCAGTGGATCGCGAACTTGAGTATGCGGCCTATACATTGGGACACAGTGAGCTGGAGACTATATTCTTTGTAACCCTGCCACTTGCAAAAAAAGGCATACTTGCAGGCATTGTCTTAAGCTTTGCAAGGGCCGTCGGGGAGTTCGGAGCTACCCTCATGGTGGCGGGCAACATTCCCGGAAAGACGAACACGATGTCGCTTTCCATCTATACGGCATTCCAGTCAGGCAATGATACACTTGCGAACATTCTTGTAATTACTCTTGTTGTTGTTTCTCTGGTCTCCATGGCACTTACTGCAAGGTTCGTGGATCGCTGGAGCGTGTGA
- the modA gene encoding molybdate ABC transporter substrate-binding protein, translating to MEKNHLVIVIAAVVIVGAAALVLMPSSQADESTEITVSAAASLTESFTEIEQEFEAQNPDVDVNINFAGSGSLRMQIEAGAPIDVFASASQKHMNLLEEEQLIDTDTRMDFAENSLVMIVPASGEDDENLITKLEDLSDGSVKKIAIGDPEVAPVGKYAKGSLEEAGLWDDVSGKLIYAESVKQVLVYVENGEVDAGFVYMTDAMTSDMDEIAIVAEIPTTTSISYPIAVVSSSTEKEASQDFVDFVVSDEGKAIFEKYGFTVTYTN from the coding sequence ATGGAGAAGAATCATCTGGTAATAGTTATTGCTGCAGTGGTCATTGTGGGAGCTGCTGCTTTGGTGTTAATGCCGTCTTCACAGGCGGATGAAAGTACGGAGATCACGGTGTCAGCTGCAGCAAGCCTGACCGAGAGCTTCACGGAGATCGAACAGGAATTTGAAGCACAGAACCCGGATGTTGATGTTAATATCAATTTTGCAGGTTCCGGTTCGCTCCGCATGCAGATCGAAGCCGGTGCACCAATAGATGTGTTTGCATCTGCTTCCCAGAAACACATGAATCTCCTTGAAGAAGAACAATTGATAGATACTGATACCAGAATGGACTTTGCTGAAAATTCACTGGTGATGATCGTTCCGGCATCTGGTGAAGATGACGAGAACCTTATCACAAAACTTGAGGATCTCAGTGATGGGTCTGTAAAAAAGATCGCGATCGGGGATCCTGAGGTCGCACCGGTTGGAAAGTATGCAAAGGGTTCACTTGAGGAAGCTGGTCTCTGGGATGATGTAAGTGGCAAACTGATCTATGCGGAAAGCGTAAAGCAGGTGCTTGTCTATGTTGAGAACGGAGAAGTAGATGCGGGTTTTGTCTATATGACAGATGCAATGACCTCCGATATGGATGAGATCGCGATTGTGGCGGAAATTCCAACAACTACAAGCATTAGCTATCCTATTGCAGTCGTATCTTCATCTACCGAAAAAGAAGCTTCACAGGACTTCGTCGATTTCGTAGTTTCGGATGAAGGAAAAGCTATATTCGAAAAGTATGGTTTTACAGTAACGTATACAAACTAA
- a CDS encoding ATP-binding protein gives MELTYNQRDFSRVSDMKMDDVPLKVKLILYIGFTVLIVMAATTAIIISTTTSQHEDLAYKKSIEKASNYANQFNSDMQSNMAIARTIASTLTVYNSSDREEVNAFLREILIDNPNLIGTYTAFEPNKFDGRDAEFVNVPPDQDSTGRFVPYWNKIGGTMFVEPLLEYETLDYYQLPKELEEEVLTEPYLYQGELIASYVVPIMRDGEFVGIGGVDVSLNYIDEIVSNVTAFETGYAFTTSNTGILLSHPVHKEWIGSKTLDDFDDPEIARMADDILVGKGGHIETIDPSTGEDAIIFYEPVRTGNYSFILVIPKEDMLADVTALRNELILISSLALIFMAGAAYLVAMSITRPINEIVSNFAYISNSALKGDLKRRAETDVEVDFRKIPSGLNDILDSLQTYSDELEEANEELKSLDQMKDAFLSNVSHELRTPLTSIKGYTQNVYDGTLGDINDQQKISLGTVLRNSDRLRRLVDSLLYVSQAQAEIIEYNFRECQLTEIMNNTVMDTVMLIEANDLHLEKKIPSEFPSIVADKIRLTDMLNNLIDNAIKFTPAGGVITLGAYEEEKHLHITVSDNGIGIPEDLIPNLFSKFYQIDSSIRRKYGGTGLGLYICKEIVDAHSGEIWIESQPHHGTTVHVRLPK, from the coding sequence ATGGAATTGACCTACAATCAGCGTGATTTCAGCAGGGTGTCCGACATGAAAATGGATGATGTGCCTCTAAAAGTGAAACTGATCCTGTATATCGGATTCACTGTCCTTATAGTAATGGCTGCTACCACAGCTATCATTATCTCTACAACCACATCCCAGCATGAAGATCTTGCATATAAGAAATCCATAGAGAAGGCCAGTAATTATGCGAACCAGTTCAATTCGGATATGCAATCCAACATGGCCATTGCAAGAACGATTGCAAGCACACTTACAGTTTACAATTCCTCTGACAGGGAGGAGGTCAACGCTTTCCTGAGGGAGATACTCATTGATAATCCCAACCTGATCGGAACCTATACAGCATTTGAGCCTAATAAGTTCGACGGCAGGGATGCGGAATTTGTTAATGTCCCGCCTGATCAAGATTCCACAGGCCGGTTTGTACCCTACTGGAACAAGATCGGCGGTACCATGTTCGTGGAACCTCTTCTTGAATATGAGACCCTGGATTATTACCAGTTGCCAAAAGAGCTTGAAGAGGAAGTGCTTACAGAGCCTTACCTTTATCAGGGTGAACTTATTGCGAGCTATGTGGTCCCAATAATGAGGGATGGCGAATTTGTAGGTATCGGCGGCGTAGATGTCTCGCTGAACTACATCGATGAGATCGTGTCAAATGTCACTGCATTCGAGACCGGCTATGCTTTTACCACAAGTAACACCGGAATTCTGTTGTCTCATCCTGTTCACAAGGAGTGGATCGGCTCAAAGACACTTGATGATTTCGATGATCCTGAGATCGCGAGAATGGCCGATGATATTCTTGTTGGAAAAGGGGGTCATATAGAAACCATCGACCCGAGCACGGGGGAAGACGCAATCATATTCTATGAACCTGTACGTACAGGAAATTATTCCTTTATCCTTGTGATACCGAAAGAAGATATGCTTGCAGATGTTACGGCCCTGCGTAACGAACTGATCCTCATTTCATCTCTTGCACTTATATTCATGGCAGGAGCAGCTTATCTGGTAGCCATGTCCATAACGCGTCCGATAAATGAGATCGTGTCCAATTTTGCATATATCTCAAATTCTGCTTTGAAAGGCGACCTGAAAAGGAGAGCTGAGACGGATGTTGAGGTGGACTTCAGGAAGATTCCTTCCGGTTTGAATGACATCCTTGATTCGCTCCAGACCTATTCGGATGAACTTGAAGAAGCAAATGAGGAGCTCAAATCACTGGATCAGATGAAAGATGCCTTCCTGTCAAATGTCAGCCATGAGTTAAGAACACCGCTTACCAGCATCAAAGGCTATACACAGAATGTATATGATGGGACCCTTGGTGATATTAATGACCAGCAGAAGATCTCACTTGGAACGGTATTGCGTAATTCCGACAGGCTCAGGCGCCTTGTGGATTCCCTTCTATATGTAAGCCAGGCGCAGGCAGAGATCATTGAATACAACTTCAGGGAATGCCAGCTAACAGAAATAATGAACAATACTGTGATGGATACCGTTATGCTTATCGAAGCGAACGATCTCCATCTCGAAAAGAAGATCCCTTCGGAATTTCCGTCGATCGTTGCTGATAAGATTCGTCTGACCGATATGCTGAACAATCTAATAGATAATGCGATCAAGTTCACTCCGGCGGGTGGTGTTATCACTCTTGGGGCATACGAGGAAGAAAAGCATTTGCATATTACTGTAAGCGATAATGGCATCGGCATTCCTGAAGATCTCATCCCTAACCTTTTCAGCAAGTTCTATCAGATAGATTCATCCATCAGGAGAAAATACGGTGGGACTGGTCTTGGTCTTTACATCTGCAAAGAGATCGTTGATGCCCATTCAGGTGAGATCTGGATCGAGAGTCAGCCTCATCACGGGACCACGGTCCATGTAAGGCTTCCAAAATAA
- a CDS encoding CBS domain-containing protein: MQLPTPERLKQKRIELSLTQSDLAKRAGVSQPLIARIESGDVDPRLSTLRKIFNAFEEVEKEKILAKDIMHSLVIFVSSHDSVEYAVKLMEKHGFSQVPVIDDGVPVGSISEDTIIKYMADRKASAISQMKIRDMMGDAFPTVSPTTELDVISHMLERNPAVLVLEKGVTTGFVTKHDVIKLLHG; the protein is encoded by the coding sequence ATGCAACTTCCAACTCCTGAGAGGTTAAAGCAGAAAAGGATCGAACTGAGTCTTACACAGAGTGATCTTGCAAAAAGAGCAGGTGTCAGCCAGCCTTTGATCGCTCGCATAGAGTCAGGAGATGTTGATCCCAGGCTTTCCACGCTCAGGAAGATCTTCAATGCTTTTGAGGAAGTTGAAAAAGAAAAGATCCTTGCAAAGGATATAATGCACAGTCTCGTTATCTTTGTCTCTTCTCATGATTCAGTGGAATACGCGGTCAAGCTTATGGAAAAGCATGGTTTTTCACAGGTGCCGGTAATCGATGACGGAGTTCCTGTTGGAAGTATTTCAGAGGACACTATCATAAAGTATATGGCTGACAGGAAAGCCTCTGCAATATCTCAGATGAAGATAAGAGATATGATGGGGGATGCGTTTCCCACAGTCTCACCTACCACAGAACTTGATGTTATATCACACATGCTTGAGAGGAATCCCGCTGTTCTGGTACTTGAGAAGGGAGTTACCACAGGTTTTGTTACGAAGCATGATGTGATCAAGTTGTTGCATGGGTGA
- a CDS encoding alanine--glyoxylate aminotransferase family protein encodes MDLEDTLLMMPGPVPVAPKVLRAMSKPMINHRGKEFSAMFDDCTAMLKEIFQTQNDLMIVSGSGTASMEAALGCTIDKEDKVVAIENGKFGERFKDIAARYGQVVPLEFEWGQSVDLELVEEKLSEGAKAVTMVHNETSAGIRNPAPEVGKLAKKYDALFIMDGVTSIGGDDVKVDEWGVDIAVTGSQKCVAAPPGLSMLSVSERAFDAMTKENLPYYLDLKAYKKSADKSQTPYTPAVPLFFGLQEALKIVMEEGMDARKRRQATGAAAVRAAMDVMGVEMFPQLNEASAYSNTVSAMKAPEGVSGNDIKSAMMEKGIIIAGGQNRLSGQIFRIGSMGNVAPKDIMLTIQELELVLKKLGVVNEIGAGTEAAAGVLDTL; translated from the coding sequence ATGGATCTTGAAGACACATTATTAATGATGCCTGGCCCTGTTCCTGTTGCACCAAAAGTGCTCAGGGCAATGTCAAAACCCATGATTAACCACAGGGGCAAGGAATTTTCTGCAATGTTTGATGACTGTACTGCAATGCTCAAGGAGATCTTCCAGACACAGAACGATCTCATGATAGTCAGCGGTTCAGGAACAGCTTCCATGGAAGCAGCACTTGGATGTACCATCGATAAGGAAGACAAAGTAGTTGCTATCGAGAACGGTAAGTTCGGTGAAAGGTTCAAGGACATCGCAGCAAGATACGGCCAGGTAGTTCCTCTCGAGTTCGAATGGGGACAGTCCGTAGACCTCGAACTTGTGGAAGAGAAACTCTCCGAAGGTGCAAAAGCTGTTACAATGGTCCACAATGAAACCTCCGCAGGTATCAGGAACCCTGCACCAGAGGTCGGCAAGCTTGCAAAGAAATATGATGCACTCTTTATCATGGACGGTGTTACTTCCATTGGCGGAGATGACGTAAAGGTCGATGAATGGGGAGTTGACATCGCTGTTACAGGTTCCCAGAAATGTGTTGCTGCACCACCAGGACTTTCCATGCTCTCCGTGAGCGAGCGTGCATTTGATGCAATGACCAAGGAAAACCTACCATACTACCTTGACCTTAAGGCATACAAAAAGAGCGCAGACAAATCCCAGACACCATACACCCCTGCAGTACCACTGTTCTTCGGACTTCAGGAAGCACTGAAGATCGTGATGGAAGAGGGAATGGATGCAAGGAAAAGGCGCCAGGCAACCGGTGCTGCTGCTGTCCGTGCTGCTATGGACGTAATGGGAGTCGAGATGTTCCCACAGCTCAATGAAGCAAGCGCTTACTCCAACACCGTTTCTGCAATGAAAGCCCCTGAAGGTGTCAGCGGCAACGATATCAAGAGCGCTATGATGGAAAAAGGAATCATCATTGCCGGCGGTCAGAACAGACTCAGCGGCCAGATCTTCAGGATCGGTAGCATGGGCAATGTCGCACCAAAGGACATCATGCTGACCATTCAGGAACTCGAACTTGTACTCAAGAAGCTCGGCGTTGTAAACGAGATCGGTGCAGGTACAGAGGCAGCTGCTGGCGTACTTGACACACTGTGA
- the ribC gene encoding riboflavin synthase, whose translation MKTIGVVDTTFARFNMGRAAVDEIQQNVSAKIKRITVPGVKDLPVASKKLIEEEGCDIVIALGMPGAKEQDKICAHEASTGIIQAQLMTNTHIIEVFVHEDEAKDEKELAFLMEMRSREHALNVVNMLFHPEKLVKQAGTGQRQGFEDVGAVRH comes from the coding sequence ATGAAGACCATAGGCGTAGTAGACACGACCTTTGCACGTTTCAACATGGGGCGTGCTGCGGTCGATGAGATCCAGCAGAACGTGTCCGCTAAGATAAAGCGGATCACGGTTCCCGGCGTAAAGGATTTGCCGGTGGCATCCAAGAAACTCATCGAGGAAGAAGGATGCGACATCGTCATAGCTTTAGGCATGCCCGGAGCGAAGGAACAGGATAAGATCTGCGCACATGAAGCTTCAACCGGAATAATACAGGCACAACTTATGACGAACACCCACATCATCGAGGTGTTCGTTCATGAAGACGAGGCAAAGGATGAAAAGGAACTGGCATTCCTTATGGAAATGCGTTCCCGGGAACATGCCTTGAATGTCGTTAACATGTTGTTCCACCCCGAAAAACTTGTCAAACAGGCCGGTACTGGCCAGAGACAGGGATTCGAGGATGTTGGTGCTGTAAGGCACTAA
- a CDS encoding amylo-alpha-1,6-glucosidase, whose protein sequence is MLPSPPYNDEFDHEAAISREWLITNGTGGYASSTVIGENSRKYHGLLVASANPPVDRRVLLSSLDEELIIEGEVFRLAVHSYPDTLYPSGFQYLERFSAFPLPTFEYRVGNVKLIKTVFMVHGTNTTVVRYRIFNTARQDIVLRILPLVANRGFHELRKAEDASFTEVSIDTGADVGSNLVDDDVLLQLRSNMKFKRDSHWYYNFQYEMERERGEAYQEDLYNPGYFEEHIVDNVCEFYVVASDDLPDEMESEHILDPALALELVNFEYEKELSRQKDLLDKYSFNDDLAKKLSVAADSFIVQRRSTDSHSIIAGYHWFADWGRDAMISLPGLTLVTGRFSDAKEILRTFSENCSDGLIPNRFSDDGISAPDYNTVDASLWFIHSVGRYYSYTKDLRTVREMWKTVVSIIHNYKNGTSYGIRMDDDGLIEHEGQLTWMDVKIGDQEITPRAGKACEINALWYNALCTAIRLGELIGEETAEYLEIAELVKSNFIGVFWNPEDRCLYDCVSVNEDGTVTNDASVRPNQIFAVSLPYTMLDTDKERLVVEKVKVDLLTPYGLRSLSPNDNRYVGMYGGDHNSRDRAYHNGMVWAWLMGPFITAYVKVNGNSLLSLEYCRQLLSDLECHLDEAGIGSISEIFDGDSPHRPRGCIAQAWSVAEILRAYIEDINS, encoded by the coding sequence ATGTTACCATCTCCACCATATAATGACGAATTTGACCATGAAGCTGCTATCTCGAGAGAATGGCTGATCACAAATGGCACAGGTGGCTATGCATCATCCACAGTTATTGGCGAGAATTCCCGAAAGTACCATGGCCTTCTAGTAGCTTCTGCAAATCCTCCGGTCGACCGGAGAGTGCTGCTTTCATCTCTGGATGAAGAGCTCATTATTGAAGGTGAGGTCTTCCGGCTTGCAGTGCACAGCTATCCCGATACTCTGTATCCTTCGGGCTTTCAATACCTTGAACGTTTTTCTGCTTTCCCTCTGCCAACCTTTGAGTATCGGGTCGGGAATGTAAAGCTGATCAAGACCGTCTTCATGGTCCATGGAACGAATACTACTGTTGTGAGGTACAGGATCTTCAATACCGCCAGGCAGGACATCGTTCTTCGAATATTGCCTCTTGTTGCTAACCGTGGTTTTCATGAGCTCAGGAAAGCTGAAGATGCCAGTTTCACCGAAGTTAGCATTGATACAGGCGCTGATGTCGGATCTAATCTAGTAGACGATGATGTTCTTCTGCAACTGCGTTCAAATATGAAATTTAAGCGGGACTCACATTGGTACTACAATTTCCAATATGAGATGGAACGCGAACGCGGGGAAGCCTATCAGGAAGACCTGTATAACCCGGGTTATTTTGAAGAGCATATAGTTGACAATGTTTGTGAATTCTATGTTGTGGCTTCGGATGATCTTCCTGATGAAATGGAATCTGAGCATATTTTAGATCCTGCTTTAGCTCTTGAATTGGTTAATTTTGAGTATGAAAAGGAACTTTCACGACAGAAAGATCTTCTGGATAAATACAGCTTCAATGATGATCTCGCAAAGAAGCTTTCTGTTGCTGCCGATTCTTTCATTGTACAACGCCGCTCCACAGATTCGCATTCCATTATTGCAGGCTACCACTGGTTTGCTGACTGGGGAAGGGATGCAATGATCTCGTTACCGGGACTGACCCTTGTTACGGGAAGGTTCAGTGATGCAAAAGAGATTCTCAGGACCTTTTCGGAGAACTGTTCAGATGGCCTTATACCCAATCGCTTCTCAGACGATGGCATCTCTGCTCCCGATTATAATACAGTTGACGCTTCATTGTGGTTCATTCATTCTGTTGGGAGATATTATTCCTATACGAAGGATCTCAGAACTGTCCGGGAAATGTGGAAAACTGTCGTATCGATCATCCATAACTACAAAAATGGTACTTCATATGGTATCCGAATGGATGATGATGGATTGATAGAGCATGAGGGGCAGCTTACCTGGATGGATGTGAAGATCGGTGATCAGGAGATCACTCCCCGGGCAGGTAAAGCATGTGAGATCAATGCTTTGTGGTACAATGCTCTCTGTACTGCCATCCGGCTGGGGGAGTTGATCGGTGAAGAAACAGCAGAATATCTTGAGATCGCTGAATTGGTAAAGAGCAATTTCATTGGGGTTTTCTGGAATCCGGAAGACAGATGCCTTTATGACTGTGTTTCCGTGAACGAGGACGGAACTGTCACAAACGATGCATCGGTCAGGCCGAATCAGATATTTGCAGTTTCACTTCCTTATACTATGCTTGATACTGATAAGGAAAGGTTGGTCGTTGAAAAGGTGAAAGTGGATCTGCTGACTCCTTATGGCCTGAGGTCATTATCTCCTAACGACAACCGGTATGTCGGAATGTATGGTGGAGATCATAATTCCAGAGATCGTGCTTATCATAATGGAATGGTCTGGGCATGGTTGATGGGTCCGTTCATTACTGCATACGTAAAGGTCAATGGGAATTCGTTATTGAGCCTTGAATATTGCAGGCAATTGCTGTCCGATCTTGAGTGCCATCTTGATGAGGCTGGAATCGGCTCCATCTCCGAGATATTCGATGGTGATTCCCCGCACAGGCCGCGAGGTTGTATCGCACAGGCATGGAGCGTTGCTGAGATACTGCGAGCATATATCGAGGATATCAACTCTTAA
- a CDS encoding glycoside hydrolase family 15 protein, producing the protein MRFLIRHPNAILGNDRLLVSMGEKGNILGFFYPRRDGAQHVVDSGACLYTGGRLIWLDSHEWNSKQTVEDGTNIINTHLSHSSGIEVSIQDLVHNEMPVLVRKYEITSKEHLNGKFYYYSNFQVGGTSRMNSAYYDVNRDMLVHYMHDFYIGVATDLVFDEWQVGKTSDKGWAKSARTDMEDGKLQNNMEEIGDIDGTIGLEFDLMPGESLTITILIGIASGRQDVCDMTKDVLSYPLSEIIRGSESTTVEWLSEMRPLELSVLDHDPVFRNEVITLYDRSLLSLNLMTDPDNGAILAAPEFDPAFEMCGGYGFCWNRDAVEAVLALMKAGYPEYAEKFFTWCKRTQMPDGSWFQRYWLDGTEAPSWGNFDDSTQIDETGSTLYAIERYYRELEDPDRGEFLDSIRETVWKSAEYLMGRTEQGLHDPCRCLWESEKGIFPYTNAAIYAGLKGAAHMARESNGSNDSNRAEMWSERADRIRGVTIDKLWLKEGYFSRGIIDNDVRKTVDSSMIGTFVPFGLLSVDDPDERSMILSMIEHIERSLRVPVNGYYGIKRYENDNYIGGNPWVVTTLWLSRSLLTLAASMEERDDEYDRLVNRALEYIKWVMRSATSSGILAEQADKNTGKAAWARPLSWSCALFIENILLLDRLKDSSSKDD; encoded by the coding sequence GTGAGATTTCTGATCCGGCATCCAAATGCTATACTCGGAAACGACAGATTGCTTGTATCAATGGGTGAGAAGGGGAACATCCTGGGGTTTTTCTATCCCAGAAGGGATGGAGCGCAGCATGTCGTCGATTCAGGTGCCTGTCTTTACACCGGTGGCAGGCTTATATGGCTCGATTCTCACGAATGGAATTCAAAACAGACGGTTGAGGACGGAACTAACATCATCAATACTCATCTCTCCCATTCTTCCGGTATAGAAGTATCTATTCAGGATCTTGTTCATAATGAAATGCCGGTTCTTGTTCGAAAGTATGAGATCACTTCTAAGGAACATCTCAACGGTAAGTTCTATTACTATTCCAATTTCCAGGTCGGTGGAACTTCCCGGATGAATTCTGCTTATTATGATGTGAATCGGGATATGCTTGTCCATTACATGCATGACTTTTACATTGGTGTAGCAACTGATCTGGTATTTGATGAATGGCAGGTAGGCAAGACCAGCGATAAAGGTTGGGCTAAAAGTGCCAGGACAGATATGGAAGATGGAAAGCTCCAGAACAATATGGAGGAGATCGGTGATATAGACGGTACCATAGGCCTGGAATTTGATCTTATGCCGGGGGAATCGTTAACTATCACAATTCTTATTGGAATTGCTTCGGGAAGACAGGATGTATGCGATATGACGAAAGATGTTCTGTCATATCCCCTGTCTGAAATTATCCGGGGGTCCGAGAGCACCACTGTAGAATGGCTCTCAGAAATGCGACCTCTGGAACTATCTGTACTTGATCATGATCCTGTTTTCAGGAATGAGGTCATAACGCTTTATGATCGCTCTTTGCTTTCCCTTAACTTAATGACGGATCCAGATAACGGTGCGATTTTGGCTGCCCCGGAATTCGATCCTGCATTTGAGATGTGTGGTGGGTATGGTTTTTGTTGGAACAGGGATGCTGTGGAAGCTGTTCTTGCCCTGATGAAAGCAGGTTATCCTGAATATGCTGAGAAGTTCTTTACATGGTGTAAAAGAACGCAGATGCCTGATGGGTCCTGGTTCCAGAGATACTGGCTTGACGGGACAGAGGCTCCCTCATGGGGTAATTTTGACGACTCTACCCAGATCGATGAGACCGGTTCCACGCTTTATGCAATTGAACGTTACTACCGGGAACTGGAAGACCCCGACAGGGGCGAGTTCCTGGATTCCATTCGGGAAACGGTATGGAAAAGTGCAGAATACCTGATGGGAAGGACCGAACAGGGACTTCACGATCCTTGCAGGTGCCTCTGGGAATCAGAAAAAGGAATATTCCCCTATACGAATGCTGCTATATATGCCGGTCTGAAGGGAGCTGCCCATATGGCCAGAGAGAGCAATGGCAGTAATGACAGCAACCGTGCTGAAATGTGGTCCGAGAGAGCTGATCGGATACGGGGGGTGACCATTGATAAGCTATGGCTTAAGGAAGGCTATTTCTCCCGTGGTATTATTGACAATGATGTCCGGAAGACCGTGGATTCGAGTATGATCGGTACGTTTGTTCCGTTTGGTCTTCTTTCAGTGGATGATCCTGATGAAAGGTCCATGATCCTATCAATGATAGAACACATTGAAAGGTCTCTCAGGGTTCCTGTCAATGGTTACTACGGGATCAAACGATATGAAAATGACAACTACATTGGTGGCAATCCATGGGTCGTGACAACACTGTGGCTTTCCAGATCCCTGCTGACCCTTGCTGCTTCGATGGAAGAAAGGGATGATGAATATGACCGGCTTGTGAACAGGGCGCTTGAATATATCAAATGGGTAATGAGGAGTGCAACCAGCTCCGGTATACTGGCCGAACAGGCGGATAAGAATACCGGCAAAGCCGCATGGGCAAGGCCTTTGAGCTGGAGTTGTGCCCTGTTCATCGAAAATATCCTGCTTCTGGACAGATTGAAAGACAGTAGTTCAAAAGATGACTGA